A single genomic interval of Dysidea avara chromosome 6, odDysAvar1.4, whole genome shotgun sequence harbors:
- the LOC136259176 gene encoding E3 ubiquitin-protein ligase TRIM71-like, translating to MSAVEVKKAQNNLSCPVCYQLFNNPKYLPCYHSYCEGCLEKMQVQSKIICPECRKEAKVPAGGVKEFATNFFINRLVDDLILKKKVAGEEKVNCDNCNEDDPVVSFCPDCNSFLCKVCNDHHKRSKQLSGHGVVPLTELRSNKDTPAIQAKVKIPLCKEHDYELKHYCETCNELVCMYCTMKDHNGHDHDTVNKMASKHRSQLKKVTTPIEEMIQDLSGVHDNIDKMVKKIRKQGDEVNKQIDQHYVELVEKLMKQKDQVKQQVCDTVSQKEKALTTQLDEVDSTQAELVSMKELNDALEKSSDQEALSAKKQVIDGMQQLTEKYKKVNKHPVQSASMEFTLSKDPFPQFCSFFTNANLSEVADLPQSIIVGKKVEVTITTKDSNGDHCSIGGHRVFVQLKSFTGNVTVGEVRDNNDGSYVASLVGENVGEAKLHVSISGQEIKGSPYSIVVVRNYQALNLPNKIVNNNGSMGKPWGVAFGRNGVWAVVDNSNNCVYVFDGQDKLVRKFGSYGSNNSQFSNPNGVAFDNDNHLYVVDNGNQRVQKFDVNGNYLLQFGGHGSGNGQLQGPLGITTHNGRVYVADTNNHRISVFQYNGQFCISFGSDQLGSPYDVAVNVNNQLLVADFSNHCIVTFTLDGHYVGKFGTQESNRGQLDYPYSLATDVNGFILVSDSNHRVSVFDHVGNFIHCFGSHGSANGQFSYPVGIALSPNGSIYVSDHHNKRIQIFTNY from the coding sequence ATGTCAGCAGTGGAGGTGAAGAAAGCTCAAAATAATTTAAGTTGTCCAGTTTGTTATCAACTGTTCAACAACCCCAAGTATCTGCCTTGTTATCATTCCTACTGTGAAGGATGTCTGGAGAAGATGCAGGTACAATCCAAGATCATCTGTCCTGAGTGTAGGAAGGAAGCTAAGGTTCCTGCAGGAGGAGTGAAGGAATTTGCTACCAATTTCTTCATCAACCGACTAGTTGATGATTTGATTCTGAAGAAGAAAGTGGCTGGAGAAGAGAAAGTCAATTGTGACAATTGTAATGAAGATGATCCTGTGGTGTCGTTTTGTCCTGACTGTAATTCTTTCCTCTGTAAAGTTTGTAATGACCACCACAAGCGTAGCAAACAGCTTAGTGGTCATGGTGTTGTGCCATTAACTGAACTGAGATCAAACAAAGACACACCAGCCATCCAAGCTAAGGTGAAGATCCCACTTTGTAAGGAACATGATTATGAACTGAAGCACTACTGTGAGACATGTAATGAActggtgtgtatgtattgtacaatgAAAGATCACAATGGCCATGATCATGACACTGTGAACAAGATGGCCAGTAAGCACCGGTCTCAGTTAAAGAAGGTCACCACTCCAATAGAAGAAATGATCCAAGATCTGTCTGGTGTACATGATAACATTGACAAGATGGTGAAGAAGATAAGAAAACAAGGTGATGAAGTGAACAAGCAAATTGATCAACATTATGTTGAACTGGTCGAAAAGTTGATGAAGCAGAAAGATCAAGTGAAGCAACAAGTATGTGACACAGTGTCACAGAAAGAGAAGGCACTTACAACACAACTTGATGAAGTGGATTCAACACAAGCTGAACTTGTGAGCATGAAGGAACTGAATGATGCTCTAGAGAAGAGCTCTGACCAAGAAGCATTGTCTGCAAAGAAACAAGTGATTGATGGTATGCAGCAACTAACTGAGAAGTACAAGAAAGTGAACAAACATCCTGTACAATCAGCCTCAATGGAGTTTACACTAAGTAAAGATCCTTTTCCACAGTTTTGCTCTTTCTTTACTAATGCTAATCTTTCTGAGGTAGCTGATCTTCCACAATCCATCATTGTTGGTAAAAAGGTAGAAGTCACCATCACCACCAAGGATAGCAATGGAGATCATTGTTCCATAGGAGGTCACAGGGTATTTGTCCAGTTAAAATCATTTACAGGCAATGTGACTGTTGGGGAGGTGAGGGATAACAATGATGGTAGTTATGTGGCTTCTTTAGTAGGTGAGAATGTTGGAGAGGCAAAGTTACATGTGTCCATAAGTGGTCAAGAAATTAAGGGAAGTCCCTACAGCATTGTTGTGGTTAGGAATTACCAAGCACTTAACCTGCCTAACAAGATTGTGAATAATAATGGTAGCATGGGTAAACCCTGGGGTGTTGCATTTGGTAGGAATGGAGTATGGGCAGTAGTTGACAACTCCAacaattgtgtgtatgtatttgatGGTCAGGATAAGTTAGTTAGGAAGTTTGGTAGCTATGGTAGTAATAATAGTCAATTCAGTAATCCTAATGGTGTTGCATTTGATAATGACAATCACTTGTATGTGGTTGATAATGGTAACCAGAGGGTACAGAAGTTTGATGTCAATGGTAACTACTTGTTACAGTTTGGAGGTCATGGTTCAGGTAATGGTCAACTACAGGGTCCACTAGGTATCACAACACATAATGGTAGGGTATATGTTGCTGATACTAATAACCATCGTATATCAGTGTTCCAGTACAATGGTCAGTTTTGCATTTCTTTTGGTTCTGATCAGTTAGGTAGTCCCTATGATGTAGCAGTTAATGTCAATAATCAGTTGCTTGTTGCTGACTTTAGTAATCACTGCatagtcacttttactcttgaTGGTCATTATGTAGGCAAGTTTGGTACACAAGAATCTAATAGGGGTCAGTTGGATTATCCATATAGTCTTGCCACTGATGTGAATGGCTTCATCTTAGTTAGTGATAGTAATCATCGTGTGTCTGTCTTTGACCATGTTGGTAACTTCATTCATTGCTTTGGATCTCATGGATCTGCTAATGGTCAGTTTAGTTATCCTGTTGGCATAGCTCTTAGTCCTAATGGTAGCATCTATGTTAGTGACCACCACAACAAAAGGATTCAGATCTTTACCAACTACTGA